The Elephas maximus indicus isolate mEleMax1 chromosome 19, mEleMax1 primary haplotype, whole genome shotgun sequence genome contains a region encoding:
- the GGA3 gene encoding ADP-ribosylation factor-binding protein GGA3 isoform X3: MAEAEGESLESWLNKATNPSNRQEDWEYIIGFCDQINKELEGPQIAVRLLAHKIQSPQEWEAVQALTVLEACMKNCGRRFHNEVGKFRFLNELIKVVSPKYLGDRVSEKVKTKVIELLYSWTQALPEESKIKDAYHMLKRQGIVHSDPPIPADRTLIPSPPPRPKNPVFDDEEKSKLLAKLLKSKNPDDLQEANKLIKSMVKEDEARIQKVTKRLHTLEEVNNNVKLLNEMLLHYSKEDSSAADKELMQELFDRCENKRRTLFKLASETEDNDNSLGDILQASDNLSRVINSYKTIIEGQVFNGEVATSAPPGPEGLTDQAPSAPPKDTAGNSQWHLFENQQPELDFFSPKPGPAFQPAAPPTSSSQAPPLPPFPAPIIPASVPAPSPGSFLFSTGLATAPGPKAELATPGYHGSALCDSTPHHLDALDQLLEEARVTSGLVKPISSSFFPGAAPSPLLPTTASARPLLPLPTVPGSPLFQPQGSPPKGPELSLASVHVPLESIKPSSALPVTAYDKNGFRILFHFAKECPPGRPDVLVVVVSMLNTAPLPIRSIMLQAAVPKSMKVKLQPPSGTELSPFSPTQPPAAVTQVMLLANPLKEKVRLRYRLTFALGEQLSTEVGEVDQFPPVEQWGSL; this comes from the exons ATAAAGCCACAAATCCTTCCAACCGGCAGGAGGACTGGGAATACATCATTGGGTTCTGCGATCAGATCAACAAGGAGCTCGAAGG GCCACAGATCGCGGTCCGGCTGCTGGCCCACAAGATCCAGTCCCCACAGGAATGGGAGGCAGTGCAGGCCTTGACG GTGCTGGAGGCGTGCATGAAGAACTGTGGGAGGAGATTTCATAACGAAGTGGGGAAGTTCCGCTTTTTGAACGAATTAATCAAAGTTGTCTCTCCAAAG TACCTGGGGGACAGAGTGTCTGAGAAAGTGAAGACCAAGGTTATCGAGCTGCTTTATAGCTGGACACAGGCCCTGCCGGAGGAATCAAAGATCAAGGATGCCTACCACATGCTGAAGAGACAAG GCATCGTGCACTCTGACCCCCCGATTCCCGCTGACAGGACACTCATCCCGTCTCCACCCCCTCGTCCCAAAAACCCTGTGTTTGACGATGAAGAGAAGTCCAAG CTTTTAGCCAagctgttgaagagcaaaaaccCAGATGACCTGCAAGAAGCCAACAAGCTCATCAAGTCCATGGTGAAGGAA GATGAGGCCCGGATCCAGAAGGTGACCAAGCGTCTGCACACTTTGGAGGAGGTCAATAACAATGTCAAACTGCTCAACGAAATGCTGCTTCACTACAGCAAAGAGGACTCTTCAGCGGCGGACAAGGAGCTCATGCAG GAGCTGTTTGATCGGTGTGAGAACAAGAGGCGGACGTTATTCAAACTTGCCAGCGAAACAGAGGACAATGACAACAGTTTGG GGGACATCCTGCAGGCCAGTGACAACCTCTCCCGGGTCATCAACTCATACAAAACAATTATCGAAGGGCAGGTCTTCAATGGAGAGGTGGCCACCTCAGCCCCGCCTGGCCCAGAAG GCCTCACTGACCAGGCCCCCAGTGCTCCTCCTAAAGACACAGCAGGAAATAGCCAGTGGCACCTGTTTGAG AACCAACAGCCCGAGCTAGACTTCTTCAGCCCCAAGCCGGGCCCTGCCTTCCAGCCTGCAGCCCCACCCACAAGCAGCTCCCAAGCACCACCGCTGCCTCCCTTTCCAGCTCCTATCATCCCGGCCAGCGTTCCTGCCCCCAGTCCAGGCTCCTTCTTATTCTCCACTGGACTGGCCACAGCTCCGGGCCCAAAAGCCGAGCTGGCAACCCCTGGGTACCATGGCTCGGCCCTGTGTGACAGCACCCCACACCACCTGGACGCACTTGATCAGCTTCTGGAGGAGGCCAGAGT gaCCTCAGGCTTGGTGAAGCccatctcttccagcttcttCCCCGGGGCCgcaccctcccctctcctccccaccaCCGCCTCAGCCAGACCACTGCTCCCCTTACCCACGGTGCCTGGCAGCCCCCTCTTCCAGCCCCAGGGCAGCCCGCCGAAGGGGCCCGAGCTCTCCCTGGCCAGTGTCCACGTCCCCCTGGAATCTATCAAGCCTA GCAGCGCCCTCCCCGTGACAGCCTACGACAAGAACGGCTTCCGCATCCTCTTCCACTTTGCTAAGGAGTGCCCGCCAGGGCGGCCAGatgtgctggtggtggtggtgtccaTGCTGAATACGGCTCCCCTGCCCATCAGGAGCATCATGCTACAGGCCGCCGTGCCCAAG TCCATGAAAGTGAAGCTGCAGCCACCCTCAGGGACGGAGCTCTCCCCTTTCAGCCCCACCCAGCCCCCTGCTGCTGTcacccaggtgatgctgctggccAATCCCCTGAAG GAGAAGGTACGCCTTCGGTATAGGCTGACCTTCGCCCTGGGGGAGCAGCTGAGCACGGAGGTGGGCGAGGTGGACCAGTTCCCTCCTGTGGAGCAGTGGGGGAGCCTATGA
- the GGA3 gene encoding ADP-ribosylation factor-binding protein GGA3 isoform X1 has translation MAEAEGESLESWLNKATNPSNRQEDWEYIIGFCDQINKELEGPQIAVRLLAHKIQSPQEWEAVQALTVLEACMKNCGRRFHNEVGKFRFLNELIKVVSPKYLGDRVSEKVKTKVIELLYSWTQALPEESKIKDAYHMLKRQGIVHSDPPIPADRTLIPSPPPRPKNPVFDDEEKSKLLAKLLKSKNPDDLQEANKLIKSMVKEDEARIQKVTKRLHTLEEVNNNVKLLNEMLLHYSKEDSSAADKELMQELFDRCENKRRTLFKLASETEDNDNSLGDILQASDNLSRVINSYKTIIEGQVFNGEVATSAPPGPEGNNHTSSHGTLIDLAESDTPSSSPPVLAPVPAPPTSGIPILPPPPQTTGPPRSRSSSQAEASPGPSSTSNALSLLDEELLCLGLTDQAPSAPPKDTAGNSQWHLFENQQPELDFFSPKPGPAFQPAAPPTSSSQAPPLPPFPAPIIPASVPAPSPGSFLFSTGLATAPGPKAELATPGYHGSALCDSTPHHLDALDQLLEEARVTSGLVKPISSSFFPGAAPSPLLPTTASARPLLPLPTVPGSPLFQPQGSPPKGPELSLASVHVPLESIKPSSALPVTAYDKNGFRILFHFAKECPPGRPDVLVVVVSMLNTAPLPIRSIMLQAAVPKSMKVKLQPPSGTELSPFSPTQPPAAVTQVMLLANPLKEKVRLRYRLTFALGEQLSTEVGEVDQFPPVEQWGSL, from the exons ATAAAGCCACAAATCCTTCCAACCGGCAGGAGGACTGGGAATACATCATTGGGTTCTGCGATCAGATCAACAAGGAGCTCGAAGG GCCACAGATCGCGGTCCGGCTGCTGGCCCACAAGATCCAGTCCCCACAGGAATGGGAGGCAGTGCAGGCCTTGACG GTGCTGGAGGCGTGCATGAAGAACTGTGGGAGGAGATTTCATAACGAAGTGGGGAAGTTCCGCTTTTTGAACGAATTAATCAAAGTTGTCTCTCCAAAG TACCTGGGGGACAGAGTGTCTGAGAAAGTGAAGACCAAGGTTATCGAGCTGCTTTATAGCTGGACACAGGCCCTGCCGGAGGAATCAAAGATCAAGGATGCCTACCACATGCTGAAGAGACAAG GCATCGTGCACTCTGACCCCCCGATTCCCGCTGACAGGACACTCATCCCGTCTCCACCCCCTCGTCCCAAAAACCCTGTGTTTGACGATGAAGAGAAGTCCAAG CTTTTAGCCAagctgttgaagagcaaaaaccCAGATGACCTGCAAGAAGCCAACAAGCTCATCAAGTCCATGGTGAAGGAA GATGAGGCCCGGATCCAGAAGGTGACCAAGCGTCTGCACACTTTGGAGGAGGTCAATAACAATGTCAAACTGCTCAACGAAATGCTGCTTCACTACAGCAAAGAGGACTCTTCAGCGGCGGACAAGGAGCTCATGCAG GAGCTGTTTGATCGGTGTGAGAACAAGAGGCGGACGTTATTCAAACTTGCCAGCGAAACAGAGGACAATGACAACAGTTTGG GGGACATCCTGCAGGCCAGTGACAACCTCTCCCGGGTCATCAACTCATACAAAACAATTATCGAAGGGCAGGTCTTCAATGGAGAGGTGGCCACCTCAGCCCCGCCTGGCCCAGAAG GAAACAATCACACCAGTAGCCATGGCACACTCATCGACCTGGCTGAGTCAGACACGCCAAGCAGCTCGCCCCCGGTGTTGGCCCCCGTACCCGCCCCACCCACATCGGGCATCCCTATCCTCCCGCCTCCCCCCCAGACCACGGGCCCACCACGCAGCCGCTCATCCAGCCAGGCCGAGGCCTCACCTGGGCCCAGCAGCACCAGCAATGCCCTGTCCCTGCTGGACGAGGAGCTGCTCTGCCTGG GCCTCACTGACCAGGCCCCCAGTGCTCCTCCTAAAGACACAGCAGGAAATAGCCAGTGGCACCTGTTTGAG AACCAACAGCCCGAGCTAGACTTCTTCAGCCCCAAGCCGGGCCCTGCCTTCCAGCCTGCAGCCCCACCCACAAGCAGCTCCCAAGCACCACCGCTGCCTCCCTTTCCAGCTCCTATCATCCCGGCCAGCGTTCCTGCCCCCAGTCCAGGCTCCTTCTTATTCTCCACTGGACTGGCCACAGCTCCGGGCCCAAAAGCCGAGCTGGCAACCCCTGGGTACCATGGCTCGGCCCTGTGTGACAGCACCCCACACCACCTGGACGCACTTGATCAGCTTCTGGAGGAGGCCAGAGT gaCCTCAGGCTTGGTGAAGCccatctcttccagcttcttCCCCGGGGCCgcaccctcccctctcctccccaccaCCGCCTCAGCCAGACCACTGCTCCCCTTACCCACGGTGCCTGGCAGCCCCCTCTTCCAGCCCCAGGGCAGCCCGCCGAAGGGGCCCGAGCTCTCCCTGGCCAGTGTCCACGTCCCCCTGGAATCTATCAAGCCTA GCAGCGCCCTCCCCGTGACAGCCTACGACAAGAACGGCTTCCGCATCCTCTTCCACTTTGCTAAGGAGTGCCCGCCAGGGCGGCCAGatgtgctggtggtggtggtgtccaTGCTGAATACGGCTCCCCTGCCCATCAGGAGCATCATGCTACAGGCCGCCGTGCCCAAG TCCATGAAAGTGAAGCTGCAGCCACCCTCAGGGACGGAGCTCTCCCCTTTCAGCCCCACCCAGCCCCCTGCTGCTGTcacccaggtgatgctgctggccAATCCCCTGAAG GAGAAGGTACGCCTTCGGTATAGGCTGACCTTCGCCCTGGGGGAGCAGCTGAGCACGGAGGTGGGCGAGGTGGACCAGTTCCCTCCTGTGGAGCAGTGGGGGAGCCTATGA
- the GGA3 gene encoding ADP-ribosylation factor-binding protein GGA3 isoform X2, with protein MAEAEGESLESWLNKATNPSNRQEDWEYIIGFCDQINKELEGPQIAVRLLAHKIQSPQEWEAVQALTYLGDRVSEKVKTKVIELLYSWTQALPEESKIKDAYHMLKRQGIVHSDPPIPADRTLIPSPPPRPKNPVFDDEEKSKLLAKLLKSKNPDDLQEANKLIKSMVKEDEARIQKVTKRLHTLEEVNNNVKLLNEMLLHYSKEDSSAADKELMQELFDRCENKRRTLFKLASETEDNDNSLGDILQASDNLSRVINSYKTIIEGQVFNGEVATSAPPGPEGNNHTSSHGTLIDLAESDTPSSSPPVLAPVPAPPTSGIPILPPPPQTTGPPRSRSSSQAEASPGPSSTSNALSLLDEELLCLGLTDQAPSAPPKDTAGNSQWHLFENQQPELDFFSPKPGPAFQPAAPPTSSSQAPPLPPFPAPIIPASVPAPSPGSFLFSTGLATAPGPKAELATPGYHGSALCDSTPHHLDALDQLLEEARVTSGLVKPISSSFFPGAAPSPLLPTTASARPLLPLPTVPGSPLFQPQGSPPKGPELSLASVHVPLESIKPSSALPVTAYDKNGFRILFHFAKECPPGRPDVLVVVVSMLNTAPLPIRSIMLQAAVPKSMKVKLQPPSGTELSPFSPTQPPAAVTQVMLLANPLKEKVRLRYRLTFALGEQLSTEVGEVDQFPPVEQWGSL; from the exons ATAAAGCCACAAATCCTTCCAACCGGCAGGAGGACTGGGAATACATCATTGGGTTCTGCGATCAGATCAACAAGGAGCTCGAAGG GCCACAGATCGCGGTCCGGCTGCTGGCCCACAAGATCCAGTCCCCACAGGAATGGGAGGCAGTGCAGGCCTTGACG TACCTGGGGGACAGAGTGTCTGAGAAAGTGAAGACCAAGGTTATCGAGCTGCTTTATAGCTGGACACAGGCCCTGCCGGAGGAATCAAAGATCAAGGATGCCTACCACATGCTGAAGAGACAAG GCATCGTGCACTCTGACCCCCCGATTCCCGCTGACAGGACACTCATCCCGTCTCCACCCCCTCGTCCCAAAAACCCTGTGTTTGACGATGAAGAGAAGTCCAAG CTTTTAGCCAagctgttgaagagcaaaaaccCAGATGACCTGCAAGAAGCCAACAAGCTCATCAAGTCCATGGTGAAGGAA GATGAGGCCCGGATCCAGAAGGTGACCAAGCGTCTGCACACTTTGGAGGAGGTCAATAACAATGTCAAACTGCTCAACGAAATGCTGCTTCACTACAGCAAAGAGGACTCTTCAGCGGCGGACAAGGAGCTCATGCAG GAGCTGTTTGATCGGTGTGAGAACAAGAGGCGGACGTTATTCAAACTTGCCAGCGAAACAGAGGACAATGACAACAGTTTGG GGGACATCCTGCAGGCCAGTGACAACCTCTCCCGGGTCATCAACTCATACAAAACAATTATCGAAGGGCAGGTCTTCAATGGAGAGGTGGCCACCTCAGCCCCGCCTGGCCCAGAAG GAAACAATCACACCAGTAGCCATGGCACACTCATCGACCTGGCTGAGTCAGACACGCCAAGCAGCTCGCCCCCGGTGTTGGCCCCCGTACCCGCCCCACCCACATCGGGCATCCCTATCCTCCCGCCTCCCCCCCAGACCACGGGCCCACCACGCAGCCGCTCATCCAGCCAGGCCGAGGCCTCACCTGGGCCCAGCAGCACCAGCAATGCCCTGTCCCTGCTGGACGAGGAGCTGCTCTGCCTGG GCCTCACTGACCAGGCCCCCAGTGCTCCTCCTAAAGACACAGCAGGAAATAGCCAGTGGCACCTGTTTGAG AACCAACAGCCCGAGCTAGACTTCTTCAGCCCCAAGCCGGGCCCTGCCTTCCAGCCTGCAGCCCCACCCACAAGCAGCTCCCAAGCACCACCGCTGCCTCCCTTTCCAGCTCCTATCATCCCGGCCAGCGTTCCTGCCCCCAGTCCAGGCTCCTTCTTATTCTCCACTGGACTGGCCACAGCTCCGGGCCCAAAAGCCGAGCTGGCAACCCCTGGGTACCATGGCTCGGCCCTGTGTGACAGCACCCCACACCACCTGGACGCACTTGATCAGCTTCTGGAGGAGGCCAGAGT gaCCTCAGGCTTGGTGAAGCccatctcttccagcttcttCCCCGGGGCCgcaccctcccctctcctccccaccaCCGCCTCAGCCAGACCACTGCTCCCCTTACCCACGGTGCCTGGCAGCCCCCTCTTCCAGCCCCAGGGCAGCCCGCCGAAGGGGCCCGAGCTCTCCCTGGCCAGTGTCCACGTCCCCCTGGAATCTATCAAGCCTA GCAGCGCCCTCCCCGTGACAGCCTACGACAAGAACGGCTTCCGCATCCTCTTCCACTTTGCTAAGGAGTGCCCGCCAGGGCGGCCAGatgtgctggtggtggtggtgtccaTGCTGAATACGGCTCCCCTGCCCATCAGGAGCATCATGCTACAGGCCGCCGTGCCCAAG TCCATGAAAGTGAAGCTGCAGCCACCCTCAGGGACGGAGCTCTCCCCTTTCAGCCCCACCCAGCCCCCTGCTGCTGTcacccaggtgatgctgctggccAATCCCCTGAAG GAGAAGGTACGCCTTCGGTATAGGCTGACCTTCGCCCTGGGGGAGCAGCTGAGCACGGAGGTGGGCGAGGTGGACCAGTTCCCTCCTGTGGAGCAGTGGGGGAGCCTATGA